A section of the Leptospira kobayashii genome encodes:
- a CDS encoding methyl-accepting chemotaxis protein, producing MHAQIEQIEDLWIKGKIIINRIRFGLVILFTLSLAGAKDAFQPVMFQIHSWGTVIMAIYCLVSYVWQKKGNPPDWFHKSLVISDIIILSLTIILDSALGTVEAKSALSNIVVYFIYFFILSYSGFLGDKRFVLVTSIVGALGASIGLFVAVKIGGIQLTDKPDLSSKPGYAGLSTEILKPIFIFTGGLIVSILVNLFNKIGRIGSVKAEEAKKLLDNNNANRDIIKNSAEQLEHSIGAFSNYVSNTSNKLESQAASLEEITAVIEELSSSFISNSNSIEDQNQKVKKLSIDSKELKSIVETIFQYSKDLVKIAEENKADTENVAQVSEKTSRFLESIHSSFDKVDEINKIMAEIGDKTNLLALNASIEAARAGDVGRGFAVVATEVSKLADFTAKNAKIIATVVAESRTYIREATSASTSTGNLTNSQIGKLIHTLDKITEMNQMYDKQKRIIENFLLELSDIDALSSSISVSTTEQIQGQKEASKGIQSLEAEVNEISRASRDLEDNIHSIRKQSQELLLMSKN from the coding sequence TTGCACGCACAGATAGAACAGATCGAAGATTTATGGATTAAGGGAAAAATCATTATCAATCGAATCCGTTTTGGGCTGGTGATTCTTTTCACATTATCTTTGGCAGGCGCTAAAGATGCATTTCAGCCGGTTATGTTCCAAATACATAGTTGGGGAACGGTGATCATGGCAATTTATTGCCTGGTATCCTATGTCTGGCAAAAAAAAGGGAATCCTCCCGATTGGTTTCACAAATCACTCGTGATTTCGGATATCATCATTCTTTCTCTTACAATCATTTTGGATTCGGCACTCGGAACAGTCGAAGCGAAATCGGCTTTGTCCAATATTGTTGTTTATTTCATTTATTTTTTTATCTTAAGTTATTCCGGATTTTTAGGGGACAAACGGTTTGTCTTGGTCACATCCATTGTGGGAGCCTTAGGTGCAAGTATCGGACTTTTTGTTGCAGTGAAGATCGGGGGAATTCAGCTCACGGACAAACCTGATCTTTCGTCAAAACCAGGTTATGCGGGACTTTCTACCGAGATCTTAAAACCTATTTTTATTTTCACCGGCGGATTGATTGTATCCATACTCGTAAATTTGTTCAATAAGATAGGAAGAATAGGTTCTGTCAAAGCGGAAGAGGCGAAAAAATTATTGGATAATAATAACGCAAACAGGGATATCATTAAAAACTCTGCGGAACAGTTGGAACATTCCATCGGTGCCTTTAGTAATTACGTATCCAACACTTCCAACAAATTGGAATCGCAAGCAGCCTCGCTCGAAGAAATCACTGCTGTCATCGAAGAACTTTCCAGTTCATTTATTTCCAACTCCAATTCTATTGAAGATCAAAACCAAAAGGTGAAAAAATTATCAATAGATTCCAAAGAGTTGAAGTCGATTGTAGAAACTATTTTTCAGTATAGCAAGGATTTGGTGAAAATCGCCGAAGAAAACAAGGCTGATACGGAAAACGTAGCTCAAGTTTCCGAAAAGACCAGTCGGTTTTTGGAATCGATTCATTCATCGTTCGATAAAGTGGATGAGATCAATAAAATCATGGCGGAAATCGGAGACAAGACCAACTTACTCGCATTAAATGCTTCTATTGAAGCGGCGCGGGCCGGAGATGTAGGTCGTGGTTTTGCGGTAGTTGCTACGGAAGTCAGTAAATTAGCCGATTTCACCGCAAAAAATGCGAAAATCATTGCGACTGTCGTAGCCGAATCCAGAACCTATATCCGTGAAGCTACAAGTGCATCCACTAGCACGGGTAATTTGACTAATTCGCAAATAGGCAAACTCATCCATACCTTGGACAAAATCACAGAGATGAATCAAATGTATGACAAACAAAAACGGATTATAGAAAATTTTTTATTGGAACTTTCCGATATTGATGCACTTTCCTCCAGTATATCGGTCAGTACTACGGAACAGATCCAAG